In Verrucomicrobiia bacterium, the genomic stretch ACCCGGTTGATGCTCGCGTCAAAAAAGTCCAGCCCCAGATGCACCCGCGCCAGAAAATCCCCCCGCACCAGCTCCTGGGCAATGCTCAGCAGCTCGTCATTCAAAATCACCACATGATCACTGTCCCACCGCACCCCCCGGCTCACATGCAGCAGAATCTCGTCCACAAACAACAGCACCGACGATATCTTGTCCGCCATGCTCTCGGTGGGATGGTAATGGCCGGAGTCCAGCGTCAGCAGTTTTTTGTTCTTCACCGCATACGCCAGATAAAACTCGTGCATCCCCACCGTGTAACTCTCCGCGCCAATGCCGAACAGCTTGCCCTCCACCGCATCCAGGTTGTGCCGCGGATTGAGCGGTTTTGCAAAAATGGCATCCAGCGCCGCCGCCAGCCGCTCGCGCGGCCCCTTGCGATCCGCCGGCACGTCCTTCATCCCGTCCGGAATCCAGACATTGGTGACGCACGGCGTTTTCAACGCCCGGCCCATCGCCGCGCCTATCTCCCGGCAGAGCTGGCAGTGCTCAATCCAAAACTGCCGCACCCCCCGGTCCGGATGCGACAGCGTGAACCCGCTGGCCGCCAGCGGATGCGCAAAACACGTGGGGTTGAAGTCCAGCCCGATGCCCAGCCCTTTCGCCCATTGTATCCACCCCTGATAGTACCGCGGCTCGATCGCGTTGCGGTCCACCTTCCGCCCCGCCGGAAATTCGCCATACGAGGCATGCAAATTAAACCGATGCCGCCCCGGCAGCAGCGCAAACACCTGCTCGGCATCCTGCCGCAATTCCTGCGGCGTGCGCGCCTTCCCCGGGTATTGGCCGGTGACCGCCAGCCCGCCGCCCAGCGTCTCCCCCGCCATTTCAAACCCGCCCACATCATCCCCCTGCCAGCAGTGCAGGGAAATGGACAGGGTGGCCAGCCGTTGCAGCGCCGCCTCCGTGTCCACCCCCAGCGCCGCGTATTGCTCGCGCGCCAGTTGATACGCCGCTTCAATTTTTTTGGTTTTCGCTGCCATAAGCGCCTTGCCTCAGCCCGGGTTCATCTGTGACCGCCAACCACGCCCTCTCGCCCGCCCCCTTCCCGGGCGGCGGCGGGCGGGCTTCCGGGGTGCATCATCGCCCCCATCCTATCCCGCCGCCCGCCGCGGCTGCCTTGACAATGACGCCAAATACCAGCACAAAATTGCCAGTCGTGTCACACCGCATTCTCAAGACCAGCGACTGGTTTCATGCCGACGGCTTCCCCATCGCCGTCGAGCGCCGCCAGCCCCAGGCGCCCTTCCCCCTCCACGCCCACGAGTTCAGCGAGCTGGTCATCATCACCGGCGGCAGCGGCCTGCACGTCACCGGCGGCCGCGCCTATCCCCTGGCCGCCGGCGATGTCTTCGTCATCAGCGGCGGCCGGCCGCACACCTATGCCCAACTGCGGCACCTCTGCCTGGTCAACCTCCTGTACCAGCCGGAAAAACTCCCCTGGCCCTGGGCGGATTTGCCGGCCCTGGCCGGGTATCATGCCTTGTTCACCCTGGAACCGGCCTGGCGCCGCCGGCACGAGTTCAAAAGCCGCCTCCATCTGCGCCCCGACGAGCTGCGGCAGGTGCTGGCCCTGATTGATTTGCTGGAGGCGGAGCTGCAGCAGCGCGCCCCGGGCTTCGCCTGCATGGCCACCGCGGCCTTCATGCAAATCATCGGTTTCCTCTCCCGCTGTTACAGCCGCTCCTGGAATCCCGACGCCCGCGCCCTCCTGCGCATCGCCGAAACCATCACCCACCTGGAAACCCACTACCGCGAGCCGGTCCACCTCGACACCCTGGCCCGCCTGGCCCGCATGTCCAAACGCAGTTTCCTGCGCGCCTTTCACGCCGCCACCGGCACCACCCCCATCGCCTATCTGCTCCAACTGCGCCTCAACCATGCCGCGCACCTCCTCCGCCATTCCTCCCTGAACATCACCGAAATTGCCTTCGCCACCGGCTTCAACGACAGCAATTACTTCACCCGCCAGTTTCGCCAGCGCTTCGGCCTCAGCCCCCGCCAGTGGCGCCAGCAACACCGGCCCCCCGCCGCCACCCTCCCCGATTTCCAGCGCGCCTGACCTGCCGGCTTGCCCCGGCGTCCCCGTCCCGGCATCCTGTCCCCATGATTGCCGCCAACCCGGCCCGTCCAGAAACATGGGTGCCACGCCTCCCCGCCCCCGCAGACCTGCCCCTGCCGGAGGACGCCTGGGCCGCCGCCGCCGCGTTGGACGTGGCGGCCTTCCGCCCGGAAAGCAGCCCCCACCGCCCCGTCACCACCCTGCGCCTGCTGCACGACAACGCCTGCCTCTACGGCCGCTTCACCGTGCACGATCACTTTGTGCGCAGCCGCCACACGCGCTTCGGCGATCCGGTGTATCGCGACAGTTGCGTCGAAATCTTCCTCCAACCGCGCCCGGACCGCGGCTATTTCAATTTTGAATTCAACGCCGGCGGCGCCATGCTCTGCTGCTACATCACCAACCCCGAGCGCGTGGGCGCCTCCTTCAAGGAATACCGCAAATGGCGGCCCGAAGACGCCCACGGCCTGCAAATCCGCTCCTCCCTGCCGCCGGTGGTGGAGCCGGAACAGGTCGGGCCGCAGACGTGGTGGCTGATGTTTGCCCTGCCGGTGCGGCTCCTGGAGCCGTTTGTGGGGCCCCTCGGCCCCCTCTCCGGCCAGTGCTGGCGCATGAACGCCTACAAATGCGGCAATGAAACCTCCCATCCCCACTGGGCCGCCTGGGCGCCGGTGGACGCGCTCAACTTCCACCTCCCGCACTGCTTCGGCGCCATGCGCTTTGCCTGAACGCCCCCGCCGCCGCGCCGGCCCGCTCACGGGGCCGCGGCGGCCTCCAGCCCCAATTCCTTGAGAAAGGCCTGCAGCGAGCGCGGGCGGCCCAGAAACCGCTCAATGGACACGTTCACATCCCGGCTGTCGCCCGGCGCATAAATCTCCTCGCGCAGTTTGCGCCCCAGTTGGGTGTCGAAATACCGCTGCGGCGAGTTCTCAAACAGCGTGGCCATGTCCGCCGCAATCGCGTCGGCCCACGCATACCCATAATACGCCGCGTCATACCCCATCAAATGCCCAAAGTAGGCCACAAACGCCGTGTCCTCCGGCACCGGCAGAAACACCTCGCGAAACACCTCGTTCGCCATCTGCACCGGATCCTGCCCCGCCCCGGCGCGGATTTCCGTGTGCAGCCGCAAATCCAGCAGCCCAAAGGTCAGTTGCCGGCGGTAATAGGTGGCAATCGTGGCGCGCTTGGCGGCCTTGAGCTGCGCCAGAATCTCCTGCGGAATCTTGCGCGCCGGATCCTGGTAATGCCCCGCAAACGTGTCCAGCACCGCCTTGTCCCACACCCAGTTCTCCAGCATCTGCGACGGCGCCTCCACAAAATCCCGCGGCACGCTCGTGCCGGAAAAACGCGCGTGATTGGCCCGCGTCAGCAGGCAGTGCATGGCGTGCCCAAATTCATGAAACAGCGTCTCCACGTCCGCGTGCGACAGCAGCGAGGGCTTGTCCGGCGAGGGCGGCGGAAAGTTGCAGATCAGCGCCGACACCGGCCGCTGATAGCTCCCGTCCGGCAGCCGCTTGCCCTCAATCAGGCTGAAATGGGCAAAGTGATTGTACTTGCCCTCCCGCGGAAACATGTCCAGGTACAACATCCCCAGCGGCTCCCCGCTGCCGGCGTCCATCAC encodes the following:
- a CDS encoding helix-turn-helix domain-containing protein; amino-acid sequence: MTPNTSTKLPVVSHRILKTSDWFHADGFPIAVERRQPQAPFPLHAHEFSELVIITGGSGLHVTGGRAYPLAAGDVFVISGGRPHTYAQLRHLCLVNLLYQPEKLPWPWADLPALAGYHALFTLEPAWRRRHEFKSRLHLRPDELRQVLALIDLLEAELQQRAPGFACMATAAFMQIIGFLSRCYSRSWNPDARALLRIAETITHLETHYREPVHLDTLARLARMSKRSFLRAFHAATGTTPIAYLLQLRLNHAAHLLRHSSLNITEIAFATGFNDSNYFTRQFRQRFGLSPRQWRQQHRPPAATLPDFQRA
- a CDS encoding Zn-dependent oligopeptidase, which codes for MENCRVEATRRRLTQIRYNLAREANVPLLRQILELRDTIAKKLGYATWADYQIEPKMAKNAATARNFLEQLKTGLQPKFEAELKAFQELKARDTGNPQARLELWDTAYYMNQLKKERHAVDAEKLRDYFPYQRVLEGMFAIYQQMFGLRIAEVRPPARWVDDLKLYAVMDAGSGEPLGMLYLDMFPREGKYNHFAHFSLIEGKRLPDGSYQRPVSALICNFPPPSPDKPSLLSHADVETLFHEFGHAMHCLLTRANHARFSGTSVPRDFVEAPSQMLENWVWDKAVLDTFAGHYQDPARKIPQEILAQLKAAKRATIATYYRRQLTFGLLDLRLHTEIRAGAGQDPVQMANEVFREVFLPVPEDTAFVAYFGHLMGYDAAYYGYAWADAIAADMATLFENSPQRYFDTQLGRKLREEIYAPGDSRDVNVSIERFLGRPRSLQAFLKELGLEAAAAP
- a CDS encoding L-rhamnose isomerase, with the protein product MAAKTKKIEAAYQLAREQYAALGVDTEAALQRLATLSISLHCWQGDDVGGFEMAGETLGGGLAVTGQYPGKARTPQELRQDAEQVFALLPGRHRFNLHASYGEFPAGRKVDRNAIEPRYYQGWIQWAKGLGIGLDFNPTCFAHPLAASGFTLSHPDRGVRQFWIEHCQLCREIGAAMGRALKTPCVTNVWIPDGMKDVPADRKGPRERLAAALDAIFAKPLNPRHNLDAVEGKLFGIGAESYTVGMHEFYLAYAVKNKKLLTLDSGHYHPTESMADKISSVLLFVDEILLHVSRGVRWDSDHVVILNDELLSIAQELVRGDFLARVHLGLDFFDASINRVAAWTMGARNFLRALLYALLEPYRTYQELELAGDYTARLALMEEAKTLPWGAVWDYYCLTHNVPVGGEWLAEVQRYEREVLARRA
- a CDS encoding carbohydrate-binding family 9-like protein; translated protein: MIAANPARPETWVPRLPAPADLPLPEDAWAAAAALDVAAFRPESSPHRPVTTLRLLHDNACLYGRFTVHDHFVRSRHTRFGDPVYRDSCVEIFLQPRPDRGYFNFEFNAGGAMLCCYITNPERVGASFKEYRKWRPEDAHGLQIRSSLPPVVEPEQVGPQTWWLMFALPVRLLEPFVGPLGPLSGQCWRMNAYKCGNETSHPHWAAWAPVDALNFHLPHCFGAMRFA